From Anopheles darlingi chromosome 2, idAnoDarlMG_H_01, whole genome shotgun sequence, the proteins below share one genomic window:
- the LOC125952153 gene encoding fasciculation and elongation protein zeta-2, whose amino-acid sequence MRDLANKMAELKFEAPLAQFEESDEWGPVEYQSSNGGGVGTAKVAAVSAISDTLNLNNLKESLRSVDGHQPQQQHQQKDDDMNELNDNLLLGDDMVGSGGGVTTTHTTSNAHSNNNNNIKLGSIKDNIDFAEAFTGSLEDLVNTFDEKITKCFGNYEQSVEELAPVQVRSQDEIMNESQMWWTITGNFGNILPIDWSKTYARQLHVPALNLAMRKPGTPDDDLLQDLSSEDEAVASDLDMHALILNGLHADDPIKTADEVIKEIDDIMDETGSEDGQLENEVIEKAKEVLGSPLYEEKLRCLSITQLNELYMEMEVLIREFSETLISELALRDELEYEKELKNTFISLLLAVQNRRRQYHVEKKKGKAGGKASANIQNSSGMDPKYLTTVIPYQLNSTPDNQTLQVLIKILKAINEDSPTVPTLLTDYILKVLCPT is encoded by the exons ATGCGGGACCTGGCTAATAAGATGGCCGAGCTCAAATTCGAGGCACCTTTGGCACAGTTCGAGGAGAGTGACGAATGGGGACCGGTCGAGTATCAATCGTCGAACGGTGGAGGCGTAGGTACCGCGAAGGTAGCGGCCGTCAGCGCCATCAGCGACACTCTGAATCTGAACAATCTGAAAGAGTCCCTCCGTTCGGTCGATGGccaccagccgcagcagcaacatcagcagaaGGATGACGACATGAACGAGTTGAACGACAATCTGCTGCTGGGAGATGATATGgttggcagcggcggcggggTCACCACgacccacaccaccagcaacgcccacagcaataataacaacaacatcaagcTCGGTTCCATCAAGGATAACATAGACTTTGCCGAGGCGTTCACCGGAAGCCTGGAGGATCTGGTCAACACGTTCGACGAGAAAATCACCAAATGCTTCGGCAATTACGAGCAATCAGTGGAAGAGCTAGCGCCGGTGCAGGTGCGCTCGCAGGATGAGATCATGAACGAGAGCCA GATGTGGTGGACAATTACGGGCAATTTCGGAAATATTCTGCCGATCGACTGGTCAAAAACATACGCACGTCAGCTGCACGTACCGGCACTGAACCTTGCCATGCGTAAACCTGGCACACCGGACGATGATCTGCTGCAGGATCTCAGCTCGGAGGATGAAGCGGTTGCGAGCGATCTGGATATGCACGCGCTTATACTGAACGGTTTACATGCGGACGATCCCATCAAGACGGCCGACGAGGTGATCAAGGAGATTGACGATATTATGGACGAAACTGGCTCCGAGGATGGGCAGCTAGAGAATGAGGTCATCGAAAAGGCAAAGGAAGTGCTTGGTTCTCCGTTATATGAAGAAA AACTGCGATGCCTGTCGATTACGCAGCTGAACGAGCTGTACATGGAGATGGAGGTGCTGATTCGTGAGTTTTCTGAAACGCTGATCTCGGAGCTGGCACTACGCGATGAGCTGGAATACGAGAAGGAACTCAAGAACACGTtcatctcgctgctgctcgcagtTCAGAACCGCCGCCGTCAGTACCAcgtcgagaagaagaaaggaaaagctgGTGGAAAGGCCTCAGCCAATATTCAGAACAGTTCTG GCATGGACCCCAAGTATCTCACCACAGTCATTCCCTATCAGCTGAACAGCACGCCCGACAACCAAACACTGCAAGTGCTGATAAAGA TTCTGAAAGCCATTAATGAAGACAGTCCAACCGTTCCGACGCTGTTGACGGATTACATTCTGAAGGTGCTGTGTCCGACGTAA